A stretch of the Pristis pectinata isolate sPriPec2 chromosome 7, sPriPec2.1.pri, whole genome shotgun sequence genome encodes the following:
- the nfil3 gene encoding nuclear factor interleukin-3-regulated protein: MEAQRPALQKNTALVGSCISGEQMVVLAPALENIAETFSAEDSLLSDDLSIGSLKQKSSTCRRKREFIPDEKKDALYWEKRRKNNEAAKRSREKRRLNDMVLENKLMALGEENVRLKSELLALKLKFGLITAAFYAQEIQNLGNSPGPCFQDYKPSNINLASFPPDHERNFLANGCISVIKHSPPSSLSDVSETSSNARESPLLQVACKSPTSTFKVIKQEPLEFKLDSRTCLRESSEDNGSYVATVYRNYIGSAFSGNYSHSPPSLQITRSSSNSPGTSEADEGILGKNTSEEDGEDEQRVPKGPIPSPVEPKIVSNATVKVPESNSSALPHKLRIKARAIQIKVENVEAYYETAEKQPSATNISAERSCALDSATMFKCNSSKPVNSSLAPLSIQVASINDWSQKPELWRQKEIEEKLEGAIKNVQPCSPVALTNQLVNAGKDSTCNGIHQGVHLESENLYLKQGIANLSAEVASLKKLIEKQQVTASDSGKSSTEKRFAN, encoded by the coding sequence ATGGAAGCTCAGAGACCAGCACTCCAGAAAAATACAGCATTGGTTGGATCTTGCATTTCTGGAGAACAAATGGTGGTATTAGCTCCTGCTTTAGAAAACATAGCAGAGACTTTTTCTGCAGAGGACAGTTTGCTGAGTGATGACTTGAGCATCGGGTCTCTCAAACAAAAATCATCAACTTGTCGTAGAAAGCGGGAATTCATACCCGATGAGAAGAAAGATGCACTATActgggaaaagagaagaaaaaataatGAAGCAGCCAAAAGGTCACGTGAGAAGCGACGTTTGAATGACATGGTTTTGGAGAACAAACTGATGGCATTAGGTGAGGAAAATGTAAGACTGAAGTCAGAACTTTTAGCTTTGAAATTAAAGTTTGGATTAATTACTGCGGCATTTTATGCCCAGGAGATACAGAATCTTGGAAATTCTCCAGGGCCGTGTTTTCAAGACTATAAACCCTCCAACATAAATTTAGCTTCTTTCCCACCTGACCATGAACGCAATTTTCTAGCAAATGGTTGTATTTCTGTCATTAAACACTCACCACCAAGTTCATTGTCAGATGTTTCAGAAACATCTTCAAATGCCAGGGAAAGTCCTCTTCTCCAAGTTGCATGCAAAAGCCCAACCAGTACCTTCAAGGTTATAAAACAAGAGCCTCTGGAATTCAAACTAGATTCTAGGACCTGCTTAAGGGAATCCAGTGAGGATAATGGTTcatatgttgcaactgtatacaGGAACTACATTGGGAGTGCCTTCAGTGGAAATTATTCCCATTCGCCACCTTCTTTACAGATTACTAGATCATCAAGTAATTCCCCAGGAACATCAGAAGCTGATGAAGGCATCCTAGGGAAAAATACATCTGAAGAGGATGGAGAAGATGAACAGCGAGTACCAAAAGGCCCAATTCCCTCACCTGTAGAACCAAAAATTGTGAGCAATGCCACAGTTAAGGTCCCTGAATCAAACTCTTCTGCACTGCCTCATAAGCTTCGTATCAAGGCTAGAGCAATACAGATTAAAGTAGAGAATGTGGAGGCTTATTATGAAACGGCGGAAAAACAACCATCTGCCACCAATATTTCCGCTGAAAGATCTTGCGCATTAGACAGTGCAACAATGTTTAAATGCAATTCCTCAAAGCCAGTGAACTCTTCCCTTGCTCCTTTGTCTATTCAAGTAGCAAGCATCAATGATTGGTCTCAGAAACCAGAACTTTGGCGtcaaaaagaaattgaagagaAATTGGAAGGGGCAATTAAAAATGTTCAGCCATGTTCTCCAGTTGCACTAACAAACCAATTGGTTAATGCTGGGAAGGACTCTACTTGCAATGGCATTCATCAAGGGGTACACTTGGAATCTGAGAACTTGTACTTAAAACAAGGTATTGCAAACTTAAGTGCAGAAGTTGCATCATTGAAAAAACTGATAGAAAAGCAGCAGGTTACTGCTTCGGACTCTGGCAAAAGCTCTACTGAGAAAAGATTTGCCAACTGA